In one Serinus canaria isolate serCan28SL12 chromosome 2, serCan2020, whole genome shotgun sequence genomic region, the following are encoded:
- the LOC127059196 gene encoding feather beta keratin-like, with the protein MPQGHGTRLSHPSRTCIKASPEPLSLTHFSSSLLLLLLPTTGTLHTTPMACNSLCRPCGPTPLANSCNEPCALQCQDSRVIIDPSPVLVTLPGPIMTSFPQNTAVGSTSSAAVGTELNAQGQPISGGFGFGLGYGRGFGYGLGGLGCYGRRGYGSIC; encoded by the exons ATGCCCCAAGGCCATGGGACAAGGCTGTCTCACCCATCTAGGACCTGCATAAAAGCCAGCCCAGAACCTCTCTCCCTCACACACTTCTCCTCaagccttctcctcctgctcctgccaacAA caggcACCCTCCACACCACACCCATGGCCTGCAACAGCCTCTGCCGTCCCTGCGGACCCACCCCGCTGGCCAACAGCTGCAacgagccctgtgccctgcaatgCCAGGATTCCCGCGTCATCATCgacccttcccctgtgctggtcaccctgccaggacccatcaTGACCTCCTTCCCCCAGAACACCGCTGTCGGATCCACCTCCTCCgctgctgtgggcactgagctcaatgcccagggacagcccatctCTGGTGGATTTGGCTTTGGCCTTGGCTATGGCCGTGGATTTGGCTATGGGCTGGGAGGCCTGGGCTGCTATGGCAGGAGGGGCTATGGCTCCATCTGCTAA